In the Malaya genurostris strain Urasoe2022 chromosome 1, Malgen_1.1, whole genome shotgun sequence genome, one interval contains:
- the LOC131430963 gene encoding uncharacterized protein LOC131430963 isoform X3, with amino-acid sequence MELNEADFVRLRLKTKIIKSIQRIQKELKSNSIVEELEINKQISDFEEKEQTGNTESDGDNGTNSIDEPYRDIFLEEEINIDKIFKRTRAGKDIIEILKEGAKPSDGCLKSINNILCEFLKSTYGLRPSSYHKNMLAMSLVKSYPVLASSNDSVPQALWFHPHARGLNKHSGRLHYHMEYLVRKSNERLIHRKKKVSTSENVDLTCMINTASEDQIEQMRSELKFICPEPATKERVEELWMATFQDRQNIRKTDNLLSYLKDYPAASAFNGKLITTEFGLLNPGCLNFGEKFQSVQCQIVTEFNECFRHITNGHAHTQQWRSYLQRCTTGIET; translated from the exons ATGGAATTGAATGAGGCAGATTTTGTCCGGCTacgtttaaaaacaaaaattattaaaagtattcagcgcattcaaaaggAATTAAAAAGTAATTCGATAGTAGAGGAGTTGgagataaataaacaaatatccgattttgaagaaaaagaacAAACCGGAAATACTGAAAGTGACGGAGACAATGGAACAAATTCGATTGACGAACCATATAGAGACATTTTTTTAGAAGAG GAAATTAATATCGACAAAATATTCAAGCGAACTCGAGCAGGCAAAGATATTATAGAGATTTTAAAAGAAGGTGCGAAGCCTTCAGACGGCTGTTTGAAGTCCATAAACAACATTCTTTGCGAATTTCTAAAATCAACATATGGCCT GCGTCCATCTTCATACCACAAGAATATGTTGGCAATGTCCCTGGTGAAATCGTATCCTGTATTAGCATCTTCTAATGATTCTGTCCCACAAGCACTGTGGTTTCATCCCCATGCAAGAGGACTAAATAAACATTCAGGCAGGCTGCATTATCATATGGAGTACCTGGTACGTAAATCTAATGAACGACTCATCCATCGGAAGAAAAAAGTATCTACTTCAGAAAACGTTGACTTAACATGTATGATAAATACAGCATCCGAAGATCAAATAGAGCAAATG AGAAGCGAATTAAAATTCATCTGTCCAGAACCAGCAACAAAAGAACGAGTTGAGGAACTTTGGATGGCTACGTTCCAAGATCGGCAGAATATACGTAAGACCGATAACCTGTTATCTTATTTAAAAGACTATCCGGCTGCATCAGCATTTAATGGGAAGTTG ATCACCACAGAGTTCGGTCTTCTTAATCCAGGATGTTTAAATTTTGGGGAAAAGTTTCAGTCTGTTCAGtgccaaattgtcacagaatttaatgaatgtTTCCGACACATCACTAACG
- the LOC131430963 gene encoding uncharacterized protein LOC131430963 isoform X2: protein MELNEADFVRLRLKTKIIKSIQRIQKELKSNSIVEELEINKQISDFEEKEQTGNTESDGDNGTNSIDEPYRDIFLEEEINIDKIFKRTRAGKDIIEILKEGAKPSDGCLKSINNILCEFLKSTYGLRPSSYHKNMLAMSLVKSYPVLASSNDSVPQALWFHPHARGLNKHSGRLHYHMEYLVRKSNERLIHRKKKVSTSENVDLTCMINTASEDQIEQMRSELKFICPEPATKERVEELWMATFQDRQNIRKTDNLLSYLKDYPAASAFNGKLITTEFGLLNPGCLNFGEKFQSVQCQIVTEFNECFRHITNDFLRALAIIRMKNPSRGAKRLRVSGAANDNPLQGILEWCQVI from the exons ATGGAATTGAATGAGGCAGATTTTGTCCGGCTacgtttaaaaacaaaaattattaaaagtattcagcgcattcaaaaggAATTAAAAAGTAATTCGATAGTAGAGGAGTTGgagataaataaacaaatatccgattttgaagaaaaagaacAAACCGGAAATACTGAAAGTGACGGAGACAATGGAACAAATTCGATTGACGAACCATATAGAGACATTTTTTTAGAAGAG GAAATTAATATCGACAAAATATTCAAGCGAACTCGAGCAGGCAAAGATATTATAGAGATTTTAAAAGAAGGTGCGAAGCCTTCAGACGGCTGTTTGAAGTCCATAAACAACATTCTTTGCGAATTTCTAAAATCAACATATGGCCT GCGTCCATCTTCATACCACAAGAATATGTTGGCAATGTCCCTGGTGAAATCGTATCCTGTATTAGCATCTTCTAATGATTCTGTCCCACAAGCACTGTGGTTTCATCCCCATGCAAGAGGACTAAATAAACATTCAGGCAGGCTGCATTATCATATGGAGTACCTGGTACGTAAATCTAATGAACGACTCATCCATCGGAAGAAAAAAGTATCTACTTCAGAAAACGTTGACTTAACATGTATGATAAATACAGCATCCGAAGATCAAATAGAGCAAATG AGAAGCGAATTAAAATTCATCTGTCCAGAACCAGCAACAAAAGAACGAGTTGAGGAACTTTGGATGGCTACGTTCCAAGATCGGCAGAATATACGTAAGACCGATAACCTGTTATCTTATTTAAAAGACTATCCGGCTGCATCAGCATTTAATGGGAAGTTG ATCACCACAGAGTTCGGTCTTCTTAATCCAGGATGTTTAAATTTTGGGGAAAAGTTTCAGTCTGTTCAGtgccaaattgtcacagaatttaatgaatgtTTCCGACACATCACTAACG ATTTCTTGAGGGCTCTAGCTATAATTCGGATGAAAAATCCGAGTCGCGGAGCAAAACGATTGCGTGTATCCGGCGCTGCCAACGATAATCCTCTCCAGGGCATCTTAGAATGGTGTCAGGTAATATAA